AACCCCAGGCGTCGGTGGTCCAATCGACGAAGCTCTCCCCACGGCGGTCGAAATTGCCCGTCTTGTCGCCCAGCGCAAAGATGTGCTCGCCAGCGCTGAGCGCCTTGCGCAGCGCAAAGCCTTTGCCGTCGAAACGCAATGCGTCGGAGGCGTCAGCGATGATCGGCCGGCCCTGCAGGTCGCTGACGCTGAGCTGCATGGTTTGCGGGTTCAGCGCGACCGCCAGAGAGCGTGTTGTGAATCCGTTCGCCGTCGGGCTTACGGGCACCGACCGGCGCCGCTCTGCTTCCGCTACGGCCCAGCTCGCGTCCTCCGGCAGCGCGCCGCGGCCAACGCGTATGCGCAGGATGTTGTCTGTAATTGCGATCACGCGGATCTGAGTCGAGCCGTCGCGAAGCTCGGCTCCGCCGGCGACCGGGGATATCGTGCCTTGCGCCGTCGCAACGGCGTGCAGTGACGAGGAGATCAACGCAGCGGCGAGCGCACGGCGGAGGCGAGGAGTCATCCGGCGACGTTAGCCGACCGGTGCGCCTCCGCAATACTTCGTGATGCCTAGAATTTCAGCGAGAAACGGATCGCCGATCCGACGTCCGGCCGGGCGCTCGCGACGTGTCCCGGATCCTTGCGAACATAAAGGTTGGCGCTGAGCCAACCCGCATCGCCGATGACGCTGCTCGAATAGCTGAGCTCGCCGTCGACCTCGCGGCCGCTCGGGCGCATCGAGAAATGCTGCCAGCTGTCGGTCGCGGTAAGCGCGTCATAATCGAAGCTGATCGGCAGCAGTAAGTTGAACCCGCCGCTGTCGACCCGTAGCGGCTGTGAGAATCGGAGACCGATGCGGTCGTTCACATTCAGGATCCCGAGCTTGCTGACGTCCATGGCGTAAGCGGCCGTCTGAAACTTGCCCCCGGCAAAACTTGTGCTGCCACGACGGGCGGACAGGCCGGCGCTAACCCCGCTGCCGAACCGACGGCGGAAATCGACGTCGAGGAAAATGCTGGAAGCGCCACCGCCGCCAAGCACCTGGTTCATGCGGCCGCCGAGGACGGTATCGGTTTCCTGGAGGCGGCTAAGGCCAGCGAACAGCCAGGTGCGGCCGAAGTCTCGATCGATGCCGACGCTGGCCCAACGATAGGGAGAACCAAGGGCGTTGGCCTTGATGGTGTTGCGGACCTCGCCGGTTTCGCCCGCGGCGAACAGGCCAAAGCGCCCGGCCTGACGCCGAAGCGCCATGCTGCCCTTGGTGTTGCCCCAGGAGCCAGTCGTCGACGTCCCGTCTTTGGCGATCAGGAATGCGGAAGATTCGGCACCGGACAGCCGCTGACGCAGGGAGGTCGCGCTCTCACTGATGCCGAACGCGGCAAGGGTCTTGCTGTTGAGATGGGCTACAGCCGATCCGGCAACCAGCCGCGCTTTGCGCGCGTCCTCGGGACCGATGCCGAGCCGATCGACCGAAAAGCCAAGTCCGGCGCCCGGCCGTGCCGCGACCGTCATCGCGATACTGATCGGTCCGGCGTCGAGGCTCGTGTTCTGAAGGTTGCCGTCGAGGGCGCAGGACAGCGGATAGTCCTGCGCGGCCTGACGCATAGTGGCCGCGAGGTTCATCACATAGGCACGCGAGAACCCGTCGAGGATGACGGCGCCGAGCGAGCCGGTCGATGCCGCGTCGCCGGCAGCGGCCGGAAGCTGGGAGATGGTGCTGCTGTCGACGACCATCGTTGTCTTTGCCAACATCGTCGTGCCCTTCGGCGCGAACGCCTTGGCGAGGTTCAGCCGTCCGTTTCCGTATACTGCATCGACCCCCGCCACGCCGAGGTCGTCCGCGCTGGAAAACAGGAGCTGGACGATCTGCTGGCCCGTAAGGTTCGGAAACGCCTGTGCGAGCAGGGCGACCGCCCCTGAAATCGATGGCGCGGCGACATCCGCACCGAACCACAGATAGTCCTCGCCCGTCGCGTCCGGGGCGAGCACGTCAAGACCGCGC
This portion of the Sphingomonas limnosediminicola genome encodes:
- a CDS encoding S8 family peptidase, which encodes MSAYNAGATGKGVKIGIIDTGLNASLSEFSGKLDAGSVDISGTRGMGDDDGHGTMVSAIAAAAKNDVDMHGVAFDSTIVAVRADTPRSCTTTDGCSFDQAAIAKGIDAARTAGAKVINLSLAGEAPTTDTLAAVQRAVDAGIVIVMAAGYDIGTSPDIFARTVAQNFAGKVIIAGSVGVDDGKGGINLDSISDFSNKAGTSASSFLTARGLDVLAPDATGEDYLWFGADVAAPSISGAVALLAQAFPNLTGQQIVQLLFSSADDLGVAGVDAVYGNGRLNLAKAFAPKGTTMLAKTTMVVDSSTISQLPAAAGDAASTGSLGAVILDGFSRAYVMNLAATMRQAAQDYPLSCALDGNLQNTSLDAGPISIAMTVAARPGAGLGFSVDRLGIGPEDARKARLVAGSAVAHLNSKTLAAFGISESATSLRQRLSGAESSAFLIAKDGTSTTGSWGNTKGSMALRRQAGRFGLFAAGETGEVRNTIKANALGSPYRWASVGIDRDFGRTWLFAGLSRLQETDTVLGGRMNQVLGGGGASSIFLDVDFRRRFGSGVSAGLSARRGSTSFAGGKFQTAAYAMDVSKLGILNVNDRIGLRFSQPLRVDSGGFNLLLPISFDYDALTATDSWQHFSMRPSGREVDGELSYSSSVIGDAGWLSANLYVRKDPGHVASARPDVGSAIRFSLKF